A portion of the Leifsonia sp. EB41 genome contains these proteins:
- a CDS encoding DUF445 domain-containing protein translates to MSAPTARTGDAESASSDRIRAERAAAELRDAERRRALRSMKALATSLLAVAAVIFAVSFALQDRYPWLGFVRAAAEGAMVGALADWFAVTALFTHPLGLRIPHTAIIPTRKDEIGETLGEFVETEFLSDDVVATRLTAYDVSGAAARWLTEPGNARRVVDEASGAVVGFFGLLDDDRMREAVEAVVRTHVIEPEWAPPIGRLGVRILSSGGHHDAVDLLLDRLDDWLVIHPDALTNLVSGRLPSWLPSFVDKLVDERVYQELRRFIADVRRDPAHRARRAFDGYLAELADRLQHDPETIAGLEAAKARAFDDPRIRELAAQAWAAARSAAVDALSDPDSELRNRVSAALADAAGRVAADPELRASLNQRIAGAAGHLVSTYRHDIASVITETVRGWDPAETTDKIEVQVGRDLQFIRINGTVVGALAGLAIYTIATLVASAF, encoded by the coding sequence GTGAGCGCGCCGACCGCCCGCACGGGCGACGCCGAGAGCGCCTCCTCCGACCGCATCCGGGCCGAGCGCGCGGCGGCCGAGCTGCGCGACGCCGAGCGCCGCCGCGCGCTCCGCAGCATGAAGGCCCTCGCGACCAGTCTGCTGGCGGTCGCCGCCGTGATCTTCGCCGTCTCGTTCGCGCTCCAGGACCGCTACCCCTGGCTCGGCTTCGTGCGCGCCGCCGCGGAGGGCGCGATGGTCGGCGCGCTCGCGGACTGGTTCGCCGTGACGGCGCTGTTCACACATCCGCTGGGCCTGCGCATCCCGCACACCGCGATCATCCCGACTCGCAAGGACGAGATCGGCGAGACGCTGGGCGAGTTCGTGGAGACCGAGTTCCTGTCCGACGACGTGGTCGCGACCCGGCTGACCGCGTACGACGTGTCCGGCGCCGCCGCCCGCTGGCTGACCGAGCCGGGCAACGCGCGCCGGGTGGTGGACGAGGCCTCCGGCGCCGTTGTCGGCTTCTTCGGCCTGCTGGACGACGACCGCATGCGCGAGGCCGTGGAGGCCGTCGTGCGCACGCACGTGATCGAGCCGGAGTGGGCGCCCCCGATCGGCCGCCTCGGCGTGCGCATCCTCAGCTCCGGCGGCCACCACGACGCCGTCGACCTGCTGCTCGACCGGTTGGACGACTGGCTGGTCATCCACCCGGACGCGCTGACGAACCTCGTCTCCGGCCGGCTCCCGTCCTGGCTGCCGTCGTTCGTGGACAAGCTGGTGGACGAGCGGGTGTACCAGGAGCTGCGCCGCTTCATCGCCGACGTGCGCCGCGACCCCGCGCATCGCGCCCGTCGGGCGTTCGACGGCTACCTCGCCGAGCTCGCCGACCGCCTCCAGCACGACCCGGAGACGATCGCCGGCCTGGAGGCCGCGAAGGCCCGCGCGTTCGACGACCCGCGCATCCGGGAGCTGGCCGCGCAGGCCTGGGCGGCCGCGCGCTCGGCGGCTGTGGACGCTCTCAGCGACCCGGACAGCGAACTCCGAAATCGAGTGTCCGCGGCCCTCGCCGACGCCGCCGGCCGCGTCGCCGCCGACCCGGAGCTGCGGGCCTCTCTCAACCAGCGCATCGCCGGCGCGGCCGGTCACCTCGTGTCGACCTACAGGCACGACATCGCGAGCGTGATCACCGAGACCGTGCGCGGCTGGGACCCGGCGGAGACGACCGACAAGATCGAGGTGCAGGTGGGCCGCGACCTGCAGTTCATCCGGATCAACGGGACGGTGGTCGGCGCGCTCGCCGGCCTGGCCATCTACACGATCGCGACGCTCGTCGCCTCGGCGTTCTGA
- a CDS encoding aminopeptidase P family protein, with protein sequence MQQITAQHFADRLARGAAQAKEAGLDALLVAPGPDLAYFADYLPPATERLTMLVIPTEGEPTMIVPVLEHDSAAATRSAGAIRLITWADGEDEHAPLVDQLWSGGRYAVSDSAWALHLLALQHELPDVRFAAFSTALPMLRAVKGPDEIDRLAAAGAAADATFEDILTVAFAGRRENEVAADLDRLLRAHGHSQVDFTIVGSGPNGANPHHEAGERVIQQGDMVVLDFGGLMDGYGSDTTRTVHVGEPTDEEHEVFEVVKRAQQAAFEAVAVGVPLQEIDRTARAVIRDAGYGEYFVHRVGHGIGTTTHEPPYLVEGEEQPVVAGMCFSIEPGIYLPGRFGVRIEDIVVADDDGARRLNNTSRELHIVR encoded by the coding sequence ATGCAGCAGATCACCGCCCAGCACTTCGCCGACCGGCTGGCCCGCGGCGCCGCCCAGGCGAAGGAGGCCGGGCTCGACGCCCTCCTGGTCGCCCCGGGACCCGACCTCGCGTACTTCGCCGATTATCTCCCGCCGGCGACCGAGCGGCTGACCATGCTGGTGATCCCGACCGAGGGCGAGCCGACGATGATCGTGCCCGTGCTGGAGCACGACAGCGCCGCCGCCACCCGCTCGGCCGGCGCGATCCGCCTGATCACCTGGGCCGACGGCGAGGACGAGCACGCGCCCCTGGTCGACCAGCTCTGGTCGGGAGGCCGCTACGCCGTCTCCGACTCGGCCTGGGCGCTGCACCTGCTCGCGCTGCAGCACGAGCTCCCGGATGTGCGCTTCGCGGCGTTCTCGACCGCCTTGCCGATGCTGCGCGCGGTGAAGGGCCCCGACGAGATCGACCGGCTCGCTGCCGCAGGGGCCGCGGCCGACGCGACCTTCGAGGACATCCTCACCGTGGCCTTCGCCGGCCGCCGCGAGAACGAGGTCGCCGCCGACCTGGACCGCCTGCTGCGCGCGCACGGCCACTCCCAGGTGGACTTCACGATCGTCGGCTCCGGGCCCAACGGCGCAAACCCGCACCACGAGGCGGGCGAGCGCGTCATCCAGCAGGGCGACATGGTGGTGCTCGACTTCGGCGGGCTGATGGACGGCTACGGCTCGGACACCACCCGCACCGTCCACGTCGGCGAGCCGACCGACGAGGAGCACGAGGTCTTCGAGGTGGTGAAGCGGGCGCAGCAGGCCGCGTTCGAGGCGGTCGCGGTGGGCGTGCCGCTGCAGGAGATCGACCGCACGGCGCGCGCGGTGATCCGGGACGCGGGCTACGGGGAGTACTTCGTCCACCGTGTCGGCCACGGAATCGGCACCACCACGCACGAGCCGCCGTACCTGGTGGAGGGCGAGGAGCAGCCGGTCGTGGCCGGGATGTGCTTCTCGATCGAGCCCGGCATCTACCTGCCGGGGAGGTTCGGCGTGCGCATCGAGGATATCGTGGTCGCCGACGACGACGGGGCGCGCAGGCTGAACAACACCAGCCGCGAGCTCCACATCGTCCGGTGA